The Betta splendens chromosome 7, fBetSpl5.4, whole genome shotgun sequence genome includes a window with the following:
- the ralgapb gene encoding ral GTPase-activating protein subunit beta isoform X17 produces MYSEWRSLQLVVQSDQGHVSVLHSYPSSVGTEVANAVVKPLGTAVSPVATENILKTDKEVKWTMEVLCYGLTLPLEGDTVKLCVDVYTDWMMALVSPRDSMPQPVVKEPNMYVQTILKHLYNVFVPRPEQHSLNHIRLCQQVLTAVQKLARESVSMVRETWEVLLLFLLRINDTLLAPPTVGVGVAEKLAEKLMAVLFEVWLLACARCFPTPPYWKTAREMLANWRHHPPVVEQWSRVACALTSRLLRFTHGPSFPPFKVPDEDANLIPLEMDNDCVAQTWYRFLHMLSNPVDLSNPAIVSTTPKFQEQFLNSSGIPHEVVLHPCLKQLPQIFFRAMRGISCLVDAFLGISRPRADSAPPTPVNRMSMSPPPCIANTTPPHSRKQRHTVVTKTTSKSSTGSGQPTKASQQQQQQQQQQQQQQQQQTSSSPTLLSSPNQSTWESRPLPAPTRPKVNSILNLFGQWLFDAALVHCKLHSGLSRDPSMTASFIQILLSYKSSIATQVGLELRRKGSQMSTDSMVSNPMFDANEFPESYEAGRAEACGTLCRIFCSKKTGEEILPVYLSRFYMVLIQGLQISDFICRPVLASIILNSSSLFCTDLKGINVVVPYFIAALETIVPDRELSKFKIYVNPTDLRRASINILLAMLPLPHHFGNIKSEVLLEGKFNEEDGWPHDQPVSFLSLRLRLVNVLIGALQTETDPINTQLILGAMLNIVQDSALLESIGAQTETGSIDGSHMTVKSQSHSRTNSGISFTSGGSAEATSPDSERPAQALLRDYALPDTAAGLLVRSIHLVTQRLNSQWRQDMSISLAALELLAGLAKVKVGVDSADRKRAVSSICGYIVYQCSRPAPLQSRDLHSMIVAAFQFLCVWLTEHPDMLDEKDCLVEVLEIVELGISGSKSRQEQEVRHKGEKEHNPASMRVKDAAEATLSCIMQVLGAFPSPSGPASTCSLLNEDTLIRYARLSATGGSNFRYFVLDNSVILAMLEQPLGNEQNPSPSVTVLIRGTAGRHAWTMQLFHQPRGARANQRVFVPEGRPTPNNDVGIKYNVKQRPFPEEVDKIPLVKADVSIPDLDDIVSKELEVQHDKLRALMTKQIDYEGALERHSEDIWKSKCFPDPQIDCKPPPPSQEFQTARLFLSQFGFLSLEALKEPSNSRLPPHLIGLESSLPGFFDDVSYLDLLPCRPFDTVFIFYVRAGQKSSAEILRNVESSSSVQPHFLEFLLSLGWPVDVGRHPGWTGHLDTSWSLNSCSESNDIQQTEEANTPEDTGGSVFNGEKQVLYYADALTEIAFVVPSLTENSEESSVHSDSTVEADTNSDLMPTLLKQPNLTLELFPNHSESLESAKKLSPLVKTKRSSSGKSFPPLGPETKVFVVWVERFDDIENFPLSDLLAETSTGLEASMSNSTSCRSGLLEKDVPLIFIHPLKTGLFRIRLHGAVGKFGMVNPLVDGMVVSRRALGFLVRQTVINVCRRKRLESDLYNPPHVRRKQKITEIVQRYRNKQLEPEFYTSLFHEVGEGRPHL; encoded by the exons ATGTACTCCGAGTGGCGCTCGCTGCAGTTGGTGGTGCAGAGTGACCAGGGCCATGTCAGTGTTCTGCACTCCTATCCCTCCAGCGTAGGCACAGAGGTGGCCAATGCTGTTGTCAAGCCTCTGGGCACAGCTGTAAGCCCTGTTGCCACAGAGAACATTCTTAAGACAGACAAAGAG GTAAAGTGGACCATGGAGGTGCTGTGTTATGGCCTCACCCTCCCTCTTGAGGGGGACACTGTCAAGCTTTGTGTAGATGTATacacagactggatgatggcctTGGTTTCACCCAGGGACTCAATGCCTCAGCCTGTGGTCAAGGAGCCCAATATGTATGTGCAGACCATTCTGAAACATCTCTACAATGTATTTGTACCAAG ACCTGAGCAGCACAGTCTCAACCACATCAGGCTGTGCCAGCAGGTTCTGACTGCAGTCCAGAAACTGGCAAGAGAATCTGTCTCCATGGTGAGGGAAACCTgggaggtgctgctgctcttcctgcttCGCATCAACGACACTTTGCTTGCCCCGCCCACAGTTGGAG TTGGTGTAGCGGAGAAACTGGCGGAGAAATTGATGGCAGTGCTGTTTGAAGTGTGGCTGCTGGCATGTGCTCGTTGCTTTCCCACACCACCATACTGGAAGACGGCAAGGGAGATGCTGGCCAACTGGAGACACCACCCTCCTGTTGTAGAGCAGTGGAGCAGAGTGGCCTGTGCCCTTACCTCCAG ACTTTTGCGTTTTACCCATGGACCCTCCTTCCCACCTTTTAAAGTTCCTGATGAGGATGCCAACCTGATTCCTTTAGAGATGGACAATGACTGTGTGGCACAGACATGGTACCGCTTCCTCCATATGCTCAG CAACCCAGTGGACCTTAGCAACCCTGCGATAGTGAGCACCACTCCAAAGTTTCAGGAACAGTTTCTCAACTCCAGCGGTATCCCTCATGAAGTGGTGCTGCATCCATGTTTGAAACAGCTGCCCCAGATCTTCTTCAGGGCCATGAGGGGCATCAGCTGCCTTGTGGATGCTTTCTTAG GTATTTCACGTCCCAGGGCTGACAGTGCTCCGCCCACCCCTGTTAATAGAATGAGCATGTCTCCACCCCCCTGCATTGCCAACACTACGCCCCCTCACAGCCGCAAGCAACGGCATACAGTGGTCACCAAAACTACAAGCAAGAGTTCAACC GGCAGCGGTCAACCTACCAAAGCAtcccagcaacagcaacagcagcagcagcagcagcagcaacagcagcagcagcaaacttCGTCCTCCCCGACACTGTTGTCCAGCCCCAACCAGAGCACCTGGGAGTCTCGACCGCTTCCGGCGCCGACACGGCCCAAGGTCAACAGCATCCTCAACCTCTTCGGCCAGTGGCTTTTTGACGCGGCACTTGTCCACTGTAAGCTCCACAGCGGCCTCAGTAGAGACCCTAGCATGACCG CCTCTTTTATCCAAATTCTCCTTTCTTATAAATCTT CAATAGCTACACAAGTAGGTCTGGAGTTGAGAAGAAAGGGTTCCCAAATGTCCACTGACTCCATGGTGTCTAACCCCATGTTCGATGCCAATGAGTTCCCAGAGAGCTATGAGGCAGGACGGGCTGAGGCCTGCGGGACTCTGTGTCGCATTTTTTGTAGCAAGAAAACCGGTGAAGAAATTCTGCCTGTTTACCTTTCAAG GTTCTACATGGTTCTCATTCAGGGTCTGCAGATCTCTGACTTCATCTGTAGACCGGTTCTGGCTTCTATCATTCTTaactcttcctctctcttctgtaCTGACCTTAAGGGCATCAATGTGGTGGTGCCCTACTTCATAGCTGCTTTGGAGACTATTGTACCAGACAG AGAGCTTTCTAAATTCAAAATCTATGTAAATCCAACCGACTTGAGGAGAGCCTCCATCAACATCCTGCTTGCTATGTTGCCGCTGCCACATCACTTTGGCAATATCAAGTCAGAG GTTCTGTTGGAGGGAAAGTTCAATGAGGAGGATGGATGGCCTCACGATCAGCCCGTGTCTTTCCTGTCCTTGAGGCTACGTCTTGTCAACGTCCTCATAGGGGCACTGCAGACTGAGACCGATCCTATCAACACACAGCTCATCCTTG GTGCAATGCTAAATATTGTTCAAGACTCAGCGCTTTTGGAGTCCATAGGTGCACAGACTGAAACA GGGAGTATAGATGGGAGCCACATGACtgtgaagagtcagagtcaCAGCCGTACAAACAGCGGAATTAGTTTCACCAGTGGAGGCAGCgccgaggccaccagtccagacTCAGAGCGTCCAGCCCAGGCCCTACTTCGGGACTAtg CTCTTCCAGATACAGCGGCGGGCCTGTTGGTGCGCAGCATCCACCTGGTTACTCAGAGGCTCAACTCCCAGTGGAGGCAGGACATGAGCATCTCACTGGCcgccctggagctgctggccgGGCTTGCTAAG GTAAAAGTGGGAGTAGACTCTGCTGATCGCAAACGTGCTGTCAGCTCCATATGTGGGTACATTGTGTACCAGTGTAGCCGTCCAGCCCCTCTTCAGTCGCGAGACCTCCACTCCATGATTGTAGCAGCTTTCCAGTTCCTATGTGTGTGGCTCACGGAGCACCCAGACATGTTGGATGAAAAG GATTGTTTGGTAGAGGTTTTGGAAATCGTAGAGCTGGGTATCTCTGGCAGCAAGTCCCGGCAGGAACAAGAGGTCCGACATAAAGGGGAGAAGGAGCACAACCCTGCATCAATGAGGGTGAAGGATGCTGCTGAGGCGACTTTGTCGTG TATCATGCAGGTGTTGGGGGCCTTCCCTTCTCCCAGCGGGCcggcctccacctgcagcctgctgaATGAAGACACCCTGATTCGCTACGCCAGACTTAGTGCCACAGGAGGCAGCAACTTCCGTTATTTTGTCCTGGACAACTCTGTCATCCTCGCCATGCTGGAACAACCTCTCGGCAACGAGCAGA ACCCTAGTCCATCAGTCACGGTTTTGATTCGAGGCACAGCTGGCAGACATGCCTGGACCATGCAGCTCTTCCACCAACCCAGAGGAGCTCGGGCCAATCAGAGG gtgtttgttcCTGAGGGCCGTCCAACGCCAAATAATGATGTAGGGATCAAGTACAATGTCAAGCAGAGACCCTTTCCTGAAGAGGTGGATAAGATTCCTCTTGTTAAAGCTGATGTCAGTATTCCAGACTTGGATGACATCGTCAGTAAAGAG CTAGAGGTTCAGCACGACAAGCTCCGCGCTCTGATGACCAAACAGATCGACTACGAGGGTGCTTTGGAGCGGCACAGTGAAGACATCTGGAAGTCCAAGTGTTTCCCTGACCCACAGATCGACTGCAAACCCCCGCCGCCCTCGCAGGAGTTCCAGACGGCACGCCTCTTCCTCTCGCAGTTTGGCTTTCTCTCTCTGGAAGCGCTCAAG GAGCCCAGCAACAGTCGTCTACCTCCTCATCTGATTGGCCTAGAATCATCCTTGCCTGGATTTTTCGATGACGTCAGCTACCTGGACCTGCTTCCCTGCCGACCATTTGACACTGTCTTCATTTTCTATGTTAGAGCTGGACAGAAAAGCAGTGCCGAG ATCTTGAGGAATGTGGAGTCATCATCCAGCGTCCAGCCCCACTTTCTGGAATTCTTGCTGTCCTTGGGCTGGCCTGTGGATGTGGGACGCCACCCAGGATGGACAGGGCACCTAGATACCAGCTGGTCCCTTAACTCCTGCTCTGAAAGCAATGATATACAACAAACAG AGGAAGCAAATACTCCTGAGGACACAGGAGGCTCGGTGTTTAATGGGGAGAAGCAAGTTTTATATTATGCTGACGCTCTGACAGAGATTGCCTTTGTTGTTCCTTCTCTAACTGAAAATTCAG aGGAGTCATCGGTGCACAGTGACTCCACAGTGGAGGCGGACACCAACTCAGACCTCATGCCTACTTTACTGAAACAACCTAATCTCACACTGGAGCTGTTCCCCAACCATTCTGAATCCCTGGAGTCTGCTAAAAAG TTAAGTCCTTTGGTGAAGACAAAGAGATCGTCATCTGGAAAGTCTTTCCCACCACTGGGTCCGGAGACGAAGGTGTTTGTGGTCTGGGTGGAGCGCTTTGATGATATCG AGAACTTCCCATTGTCTGATCTCTTGGCGGAAACCAGCACGGGCCTAGAAGCTAGCATGAGCAACAGCACTTCCTGCAG GTCGGGTTTACTTGAGAAGGACGTTCCTCTGATCTTCATCCACCCTCTGAAAACGGGACTCTTCAGGATCCGGCTGCATGGAGCTGTGGGCAAATTTGGCATGGTGAATCCCCTGGTGGACGGCATGGTGGTCAGCCGCAGAGCTCTAG GTTTTCTTGTGCGTCAGACGGTCATCAACGTGTGCCGGCGGAAGCGTCTGGAAAGTGACTTGTACAACCCGCCTCATGTGAGACGGAAGCAGAAAATAACTGAGATTGTCCAGCGTTATCGCaacaagcagctggagcccGAGTTCTACACCTCGCTCTTCCACGAGGTGGGAGAGGGAAGGCCTCATCTCTAA
- the ralgapb gene encoding ral GTPase-activating protein subunit beta isoform X11 — translation MYSEWRSLQLVVQSDQGHVSVLHSYPSSVGTEVANAVVKPLGTAVSPVATENILKTDKEVKWTMEVLCYGLTLPLEGDTVKLCVDVYTDWMMALVSPRDSMPQPVVKEPNMYVQTILKHLYNVFVPRPEQHSLNHIRLCQQVLTAVQKLARESVSMVRETWEVLLLFLLRINDTLLAPPTVGVGVAEKLAEKLMAVLFEVWLLACARCFPTPPYWKTAREMLANWRHHPPVVEQWSRVACALTSRLLRFTHGPSFPPFKVPDEDANLIPLEMDNDCVAQTWYRFLHMLSNPVDLSNPAIVSTTPKFQEQFLNSSGIPHEVVLHPCLKQLPQIFFRAMRGISCLVDAFLGISRPRADSAPPTPVNRMSMSPPPCIANTTPPHSRKQRHTVVTKTTSKSSTGSGQPTKASQQQQQQQQQQQQQQQQQTSSSPTLLSSPNQSTWESRPLPAPTRPKVNSILNLFGQWLFDAALVHCKLHSGLSRDPSMTASFIQILLSYKSSIATQVGLELRRKGSQMSTDSMVSNPMFDANEFPESYEAGRAEACGTLCRIFCSKKTGEEILPVYLSRFYMVLIQGLQISDFICRPVLASIILNSSSLFCTDLKGINVVVPYFIAALETIVPDRELSKFKIYVNPTDLRRASINILLAMLPLPHHFGNIKSEVLLEGKFNEEDGWPHDQPVSFLSLRLRLVNVLIGALQTETDPINTQLILGAMLNIVQDSALLESIGAQTETGSIDGSHMTVKSQSHSRTNSGISFTSGGSAEATSPDSERPAQALLRDYALPDTAAGLLVRSIHLVTQRLNSQWRQDMSISLAALELLAGLAKVKVGVDSADRKRAVSSICGYIVYQCSRPAPLQSRDLHSMIVAAFQFLCVWLTEHPDMLDEKDCLVEVLEIVELGISGSKSRQEQEVRHKGEKEHNPASMRVKDAAEATLSCIMQVLGAFPSPSGPASTCSLLNEDTLIRYARLSATGGSNFRYFVLDNSVILAMLEQPLGNEQNPSPSVTVLIRGTAGRHAWTMQLFHQPRGARANQRQVFVPEGRPTPNNDVGIKYNVKQRPFPEEVDKIPLVKADVSIPDLDDIVSKEVNCMGWQDDSRATNTLLSNFPHLEVQHDKLRALMTKQIDYEGALERHSEDIWKSKCFPDPQIDCKPPPPSQEFQTARLFLSQFGFLSLEALKEPSNSRLPPHLIGLESSLPGFFDDVSYLDLLPCRPFDTVFIFYVRAGQKSSAEILRNVESSSSVQPHFLEFLLSLGWPVDVGRHPGWTGHLDTSWSLNSCSESNDIQQTEEANTPEDTGGSVFNGEKQVLYYADALTEIAFVVPSLTENSEESSVHSDSTVEADTNSDLMPTLLKQPNLTLELFPNHSESLESAKKLSPLVKTKRSSSGKSFPPLGPETKVFVVWVERFDDIENFPLSDLLAETSTGLEASMSNSTSCRSGLLEKDVPLIFIHPLKTGLFRIRLHGAVGKFGMVNPLVDGMVVSRRALGFLVRQTVINVCRRKRLESDLYNPPHVRRKQKITEIVQRYRNKQLEPEFYTSLFHEVGEGRPHL, via the exons ATGTACTCCGAGTGGCGCTCGCTGCAGTTGGTGGTGCAGAGTGACCAGGGCCATGTCAGTGTTCTGCACTCCTATCCCTCCAGCGTAGGCACAGAGGTGGCCAATGCTGTTGTCAAGCCTCTGGGCACAGCTGTAAGCCCTGTTGCCACAGAGAACATTCTTAAGACAGACAAAGAG GTAAAGTGGACCATGGAGGTGCTGTGTTATGGCCTCACCCTCCCTCTTGAGGGGGACACTGTCAAGCTTTGTGTAGATGTATacacagactggatgatggcctTGGTTTCACCCAGGGACTCAATGCCTCAGCCTGTGGTCAAGGAGCCCAATATGTATGTGCAGACCATTCTGAAACATCTCTACAATGTATTTGTACCAAG ACCTGAGCAGCACAGTCTCAACCACATCAGGCTGTGCCAGCAGGTTCTGACTGCAGTCCAGAAACTGGCAAGAGAATCTGTCTCCATGGTGAGGGAAACCTgggaggtgctgctgctcttcctgcttCGCATCAACGACACTTTGCTTGCCCCGCCCACAGTTGGAG TTGGTGTAGCGGAGAAACTGGCGGAGAAATTGATGGCAGTGCTGTTTGAAGTGTGGCTGCTGGCATGTGCTCGTTGCTTTCCCACACCACCATACTGGAAGACGGCAAGGGAGATGCTGGCCAACTGGAGACACCACCCTCCTGTTGTAGAGCAGTGGAGCAGAGTGGCCTGTGCCCTTACCTCCAG ACTTTTGCGTTTTACCCATGGACCCTCCTTCCCACCTTTTAAAGTTCCTGATGAGGATGCCAACCTGATTCCTTTAGAGATGGACAATGACTGTGTGGCACAGACATGGTACCGCTTCCTCCATATGCTCAG CAACCCAGTGGACCTTAGCAACCCTGCGATAGTGAGCACCACTCCAAAGTTTCAGGAACAGTTTCTCAACTCCAGCGGTATCCCTCATGAAGTGGTGCTGCATCCATGTTTGAAACAGCTGCCCCAGATCTTCTTCAGGGCCATGAGGGGCATCAGCTGCCTTGTGGATGCTTTCTTAG GTATTTCACGTCCCAGGGCTGACAGTGCTCCGCCCACCCCTGTTAATAGAATGAGCATGTCTCCACCCCCCTGCATTGCCAACACTACGCCCCCTCACAGCCGCAAGCAACGGCATACAGTGGTCACCAAAACTACAAGCAAGAGTTCAACC GGCAGCGGTCAACCTACCAAAGCAtcccagcaacagcaacagcagcagcagcagcagcagcaacagcagcagcagcaaacttCGTCCTCCCCGACACTGTTGTCCAGCCCCAACCAGAGCACCTGGGAGTCTCGACCGCTTCCGGCGCCGACACGGCCCAAGGTCAACAGCATCCTCAACCTCTTCGGCCAGTGGCTTTTTGACGCGGCACTTGTCCACTGTAAGCTCCACAGCGGCCTCAGTAGAGACCCTAGCATGACCG CCTCTTTTATCCAAATTCTCCTTTCTTATAAATCTT CAATAGCTACACAAGTAGGTCTGGAGTTGAGAAGAAAGGGTTCCCAAATGTCCACTGACTCCATGGTGTCTAACCCCATGTTCGATGCCAATGAGTTCCCAGAGAGCTATGAGGCAGGACGGGCTGAGGCCTGCGGGACTCTGTGTCGCATTTTTTGTAGCAAGAAAACCGGTGAAGAAATTCTGCCTGTTTACCTTTCAAG GTTCTACATGGTTCTCATTCAGGGTCTGCAGATCTCTGACTTCATCTGTAGACCGGTTCTGGCTTCTATCATTCTTaactcttcctctctcttctgtaCTGACCTTAAGGGCATCAATGTGGTGGTGCCCTACTTCATAGCTGCTTTGGAGACTATTGTACCAGACAG AGAGCTTTCTAAATTCAAAATCTATGTAAATCCAACCGACTTGAGGAGAGCCTCCATCAACATCCTGCTTGCTATGTTGCCGCTGCCACATCACTTTGGCAATATCAAGTCAGAG GTTCTGTTGGAGGGAAAGTTCAATGAGGAGGATGGATGGCCTCACGATCAGCCCGTGTCTTTCCTGTCCTTGAGGCTACGTCTTGTCAACGTCCTCATAGGGGCACTGCAGACTGAGACCGATCCTATCAACACACAGCTCATCCTTG GTGCAATGCTAAATATTGTTCAAGACTCAGCGCTTTTGGAGTCCATAGGTGCACAGACTGAAACA GGGAGTATAGATGGGAGCCACATGACtgtgaagagtcagagtcaCAGCCGTACAAACAGCGGAATTAGTTTCACCAGTGGAGGCAGCgccgaggccaccagtccagacTCAGAGCGTCCAGCCCAGGCCCTACTTCGGGACTAtg CTCTTCCAGATACAGCGGCGGGCCTGTTGGTGCGCAGCATCCACCTGGTTACTCAGAGGCTCAACTCCCAGTGGAGGCAGGACATGAGCATCTCACTGGCcgccctggagctgctggccgGGCTTGCTAAG GTAAAAGTGGGAGTAGACTCTGCTGATCGCAAACGTGCTGTCAGCTCCATATGTGGGTACATTGTGTACCAGTGTAGCCGTCCAGCCCCTCTTCAGTCGCGAGACCTCCACTCCATGATTGTAGCAGCTTTCCAGTTCCTATGTGTGTGGCTCACGGAGCACCCAGACATGTTGGATGAAAAG GATTGTTTGGTAGAGGTTTTGGAAATCGTAGAGCTGGGTATCTCTGGCAGCAAGTCCCGGCAGGAACAAGAGGTCCGACATAAAGGGGAGAAGGAGCACAACCCTGCATCAATGAGGGTGAAGGATGCTGCTGAGGCGACTTTGTCGTG TATCATGCAGGTGTTGGGGGCCTTCCCTTCTCCCAGCGGGCcggcctccacctgcagcctgctgaATGAAGACACCCTGATTCGCTACGCCAGACTTAGTGCCACAGGAGGCAGCAACTTCCGTTATTTTGTCCTGGACAACTCTGTCATCCTCGCCATGCTGGAACAACCTCTCGGCAACGAGCAGA ACCCTAGTCCATCAGTCACGGTTTTGATTCGAGGCACAGCTGGCAGACATGCCTGGACCATGCAGCTCTTCCACCAACCCAGAGGAGCTCGGGCCAATCAGAGG caggtgtttgttcCTGAGGGCCGTCCAACGCCAAATAATGATGTAGGGATCAAGTACAATGTCAAGCAGAGACCCTTTCCTGAAGAGGTGGATAAGATTCCTCTTGTTAAAGCTGATGTCAGTATTCCAGACTTGGATGACATCGTCAGTAAAGAG GTGAATTGTATGGGCTGGCAGGATGATTCCAGAGCTACAAATACACTGCTGAGTAATTTCCCACAC CTAGAGGTTCAGCACGACAAGCTCCGCGCTCTGATGACCAAACAGATCGACTACGAGGGTGCTTTGGAGCGGCACAGTGAAGACATCTGGAAGTCCAAGTGTTTCCCTGACCCACAGATCGACTGCAAACCCCCGCCGCCCTCGCAGGAGTTCCAGACGGCACGCCTCTTCCTCTCGCAGTTTGGCTTTCTCTCTCTGGAAGCGCTCAAG GAGCCCAGCAACAGTCGTCTACCTCCTCATCTGATTGGCCTAGAATCATCCTTGCCTGGATTTTTCGATGACGTCAGCTACCTGGACCTGCTTCCCTGCCGACCATTTGACACTGTCTTCATTTTCTATGTTAGAGCTGGACAGAAAAGCAGTGCCGAG ATCTTGAGGAATGTGGAGTCATCATCCAGCGTCCAGCCCCACTTTCTGGAATTCTTGCTGTCCTTGGGCTGGCCTGTGGATGTGGGACGCCACCCAGGATGGACAGGGCACCTAGATACCAGCTGGTCCCTTAACTCCTGCTCTGAAAGCAATGATATACAACAAACAG AGGAAGCAAATACTCCTGAGGACACAGGAGGCTCGGTGTTTAATGGGGAGAAGCAAGTTTTATATTATGCTGACGCTCTGACAGAGATTGCCTTTGTTGTTCCTTCTCTAACTGAAAATTCAG aGGAGTCATCGGTGCACAGTGACTCCACAGTGGAGGCGGACACCAACTCAGACCTCATGCCTACTTTACTGAAACAACCTAATCTCACACTGGAGCTGTTCCCCAACCATTCTGAATCCCTGGAGTCTGCTAAAAAG TTAAGTCCTTTGGTGAAGACAAAGAGATCGTCATCTGGAAAGTCTTTCCCACCACTGGGTCCGGAGACGAAGGTGTTTGTGGTCTGGGTGGAGCGCTTTGATGATATCG AGAACTTCCCATTGTCTGATCTCTTGGCGGAAACCAGCACGGGCCTAGAAGCTAGCATGAGCAACAGCACTTCCTGCAG GTCGGGTTTACTTGAGAAGGACGTTCCTCTGATCTTCATCCACCCTCTGAAAACGGGACTCTTCAGGATCCGGCTGCATGGAGCTGTGGGCAAATTTGGCATGGTGAATCCCCTGGTGGACGGCATGGTGGTCAGCCGCAGAGCTCTAG GTTTTCTTGTGCGTCAGACGGTCATCAACGTGTGCCGGCGGAAGCGTCTGGAAAGTGACTTGTACAACCCGCCTCATGTGAGACGGAAGCAGAAAATAACTGAGATTGTCCAGCGTTATCGCaacaagcagctggagcccGAGTTCTACACCTCGCTCTTCCACGAGGTGGGAGAGGGAAGGCCTCATCTCTAA